Genomic DNA from Candidatus Koribacter versatilis Ellin345:
GGGACTCTGCCAGAGCATCAAGCGCGGCGACTTTGTCGGCACGGAGGCGAACGCTGATTAACTGCTTTTCCATGCCCACATAATACGCTGTATTACAAGGTATTTCAAGATTGCGGTGCGTTCTTCAGCTTCTCCAGTACTTCAAACACTTCCTCGTTTGGCGGTTGCTGTCCGAGGTCATAAACCTTCGAAAAGCGGATGATGCCTTCTTTGTCGATCACAAAGATCGCGCGTTCGTTGATGCCGGGGATTGGCGGCTTCTCGCGGAAGACTCCGTAGAGCTGCGCGACGGCGCCGTGCGGGTAGAAGTCAGAGGCGAGCGGGTAATCCATCCAGCCGGTCTCTTTTTGCTGCCACGCCATGTGGCTGTAGATAGTGTCGATGCTAATGCCCACGACCTGGGCATCGTAGCCGGCGAACTTGTCGAGTTCGACCTGGTACGCCGGCATTTGGGCGGTTCAAACCGGTGTCCAGTCGAGCGGGTAGAACGCGAGCACGACGTGCTTCTGGCCGAGATAATCGCTGAGCTTAAAGGTGATCTGGCGCTCACGAATTACGGCTTTTACCGTAAAGTCAGGAGCTTTTTCGAGGACTTTCAAGGGCATCCGGCCACCGTTCTAAAATTACCTGCAGCTCAAGTTTATGCTCCGCGTGGTAACGGGGCAATGAACCGGGGTCCGGGATTTTCACGGGAAAGAAAAACCTGCAGGTGCAGTAGGCATCGAATAGTGATGCCGGGTCGCTGCGGAACCCGCCTGCTTGGAGGTAGTGCTCATGTTTGGTTTTACTCCTTACAACTACGAGACGTTTCGCCGCAACCTGCTGATCAAAGACTTGGCGTTCACAAAGTTTCTCGGCGCTCCGAAGCCTGGTGACGAAGCGCCGGATTTCCAGGGGCGCACGATTGACGGCGATAAGATCCGACTCAGCGACTTCGAGGGCGAAAGCAACGTCGTTGTGACGTTTGGATCCGTGACATGTCCGTTCACTGCTGCTTCGATCAAGGGCTTGAACGAACTGTATGAAGACTTCAGCGATGAAGTGGAGTTCCTCTTCGTATACGTGCGCGAGGCGCATCCCGGTGAAGAAATCGGCCCGCATCGCGAGATGCGCGAAAAAGTGAGAGCGGCGGAGCAGCTTCGCGACGAAGAGAACGTCGAAATTCCCATCCTCGTGGACGATCTCAACGGCCACATCCATAAGAAGTATGGGAAAGCTCCTAATCCGACTTACCTGATCGACCGCAGTGGGCGCATCGCCTTCCGCATGTTGAACACGAATACGACCGTGCTGGGGGCTGCGATCGAGGAATTGCTCGAGAGACAG
This window encodes:
- a CDS encoding redoxin domain-containing protein, which gives rise to MPLKVLEKAPDFTVKAVIRERQITFKLSDYLGQKHVVLAFYPLDWTPVUTAQMPAYQVELDKFAGYDAQVVGISIDTIYSHMAWQQKETGWMDYPLASDFYPHGAVAQLYGVFREKPPIPGINERAIFVIDKEGIIRFSKVYDLGQQPPNEEVFEVLEKLKNAPQS
- a CDS encoding peroxiredoxin family protein yields the protein MFGFTPYNYETFRRNLLIKDLAFTKFLGAPKPGDEAPDFQGRTIDGDKIRLSDFEGESNVVVTFGSVTCPFTAASIKGLNELYEDFSDEVEFLFVYVREAHPGEEIGPHREMREKVRAAEQLRDEENVEIPILVDDLNGHIHKKYGKAPNPTYLIDRSGRIAFRMLNTNTTVLGAAIEELLERQEDRGTDHVIVHGGEYHGIPKASALLHTHRALRRGGKKSVDDFKHEMGWPGRVAVTGSRVVAPVVEHPLAALAMVGATAGVIALGIWGGLALRNRRKSIYRNPYDYGQFKSRRRDGDDRNDYEAVGI